A stretch of DNA from bacterium:
CAACCTTATCCAATACTATCATCGCGGCATCCATGACATCCTTGCCAACGCCATCCCCGGGCAATACTGCTATTCTATACTTTGCCATAAGACCTCCCCATATTTTGTTTTACCACCACATAACGACGCCTGCAAAAGCAGCGCCTATTTTCTCAACTTTGTGTTCAGCGCTAACAACGCTCAAATCTTTGATTTTACAACCTCTTATTTCTATCGCCCGTCTTGCCATAAGCCTTACAACCCTTTCAGCATCCTCACGATGGCACTTAGCAGCATACTCCATTACCACGCCGGGCATATCGGGGTCATCAGGAATAGCAGCAGCTACAGCGGCAGCAATAATCTCCCCAGGTATGTCGGATGTTATGCTCGCGTATGCCACAGGTACAAGAGAACCAAAAGGAATGGGCACAGGTTCAATCTTGGTCGAGCCTGGCGCAATAATAGAGGATACTTTAATAAGATTTGTGTTGCCTATACCCGCGGCCATCAAAGCCGCATCGAAGGCATTAAGCGGCGTTATATCATCTGCATCGCCGCTAACAAGAAAATATTTGTTGGGTCTTGGAACCATGATTTCGCTCATCTTGCGGATGCGGTTCTGGTTTGTGGTTTGTGGACGAGTTCTCGCTCCAAGTCAAATATCCCTCGTCTTAGCTCCATGGCGGAACTGCTTTCTGCACCGAGCTCCCGCTCAAGATACTTAAAAGCAACCCACGGGTCAATAGAATCTCCGCAGGTGAAAATATCCACTGCAGCATAGCCATACTCGGGCCATGTGTGAATTGATATGTGAGATTCTGCGATAACGACTATTCCGGAAACCCCATATGGCGAGAAATGATGGAATGTTGAGTTAACTATTGTAGCGTTTGATTTTAGCGCCGCATTGCGGAGTATCCTTTTAATGAGTTCAGTATCATCAAGAATATCAGGGTTACACCCATAGAATTCCGCAAGGATCTGCCTTCCGAGCGCCTGCACCATTTTACCTGCTCCTTTCTTGCTGTTTTATCTATTCTAACTAACCAAGCACTCGCAAACCCCGCAATGCTACCACCTTTATGTATTTAATACTCACCCATGTTCTCACCCCCCTCAAAAACGAGGGAGGAACTTAAATAATCAACAACAAAAAATAAAATTTTCTATGAATTTTGCGCAACAATTTTTTAATTTCGGACTTGTAAAAATTAATCTTTAAAATATCTTGTCAACGCAAAAATTTAATAAAT
This window harbors:
- a CDS encoding arginine decarboxylase, pyruvoyl-dependent, which codes for MSEIMVPRPNKYFLVSGDADDITPLNAFDAALMAAGIGNTNLIKVSSIIAPGSTKIEPVPIPFGSLVPVAYASITSDIPGEIIAAAVAAAIPDDPDMPGVVMEYAAKCHREDAERVVRLMARRAIEIRGCKIKDLSVVSAEHKVEKIGAAFAGVVMWW
- a CDS encoding S-adenosylmethionine decarboxylase proenzyme; its protein translation is MQALGRQILAEFYGCNPDILDDTELIKRILRNAALKSNATIVNSTFHHFSPYGVSGIVVIAESHISIHTWPEYGYAAVDIFTCGDSIDPWVAFKYLERELGAESSSAMELRRGIFDLERELVHKPQTRTASAR